From Paenibacillus graminis, a single genomic window includes:
- a CDS encoding TrmH family RNA methyltransferase has translation MTSMTNFSLKQYRKEQDYSYTLGAYATIEMIQARPEIVKAVYIHSAYRDRSVLETLCQQQHIPVVQQDKAFAKVDRKENCFVFGMFSKYSDRLASDKPHILLVHPGDMGNLGTIIRITAGLGFGNLGIVTPGADHFHPKAIRASMGALFRIQCCSFPSFESYRSQFGRHDLFSFMLRAATTLTPETCPVTELFTLVFGNEAAGLDEEIFSHVGTGLKIAQTPDVDSLNLSIAAGIGAYLFASKNKLI, from the coding sequence ATGACAAGCATGACAAATTTCTCATTAAAGCAATATCGTAAAGAGCAGGACTATAGCTATACCCTTGGCGCATACGCCACTATTGAAATGATTCAGGCACGGCCGGAGATCGTAAAAGCCGTTTATATCCATTCTGCTTATCGGGATCGCAGTGTTCTTGAAACCCTCTGCCAACAACAGCATATTCCAGTTGTCCAGCAGGATAAGGCTTTCGCCAAGGTCGATCGGAAAGAAAATTGCTTCGTGTTTGGGATGTTTTCCAAATATTCAGATAGGCTTGCTTCCGATAAACCTCATATTCTCCTCGTCCATCCTGGGGATATGGGCAATCTCGGCACCATTATCCGGATAACCGCAGGTTTGGGATTTGGCAATCTCGGGATCGTTACTCCCGGAGCAGATCATTTCCATCCCAAAGCCATCCGCGCCTCTATGGGGGCATTATTCCGGATTCAATGTTGTTCCTTTCCCAGCTTCGAGTCATATCGCAGCCAGTTCGGTCGGCACGACCTGTTTTCTTTCATGCTTCGTGCTGCAACCACACTGACACCCGAGACCTGTCCCGTAACGGAGCTGTTTACCCTTGTTTTCGGAAATGAAGCTGCAGGTCTTGACGAAGAAATATTTAGCCATGTGGGAACCGGCTTGAAAATAGCACAAACCCCAGACGTGGATTCCCTGAATTTATCCATTGCCGCAGGCATCGGCGCCTATTTGTTCGCGTCAAAAAACAAGCTCATCTGA
- a CDS encoding VOC family protein — protein MALTSAFTSVNLPVKNVEQSKAFFTGLGFELNPQFPENENSVAIVIGDNLQVMLINQAFFNTLTEKESVDTSKYAQMTIALAFENREKVDEIVNTAVSLGGKLHAEPEDHGFMYHWGFVDLDGHLWAINYMNMNAAQG, from the coding sequence ATGGCATTAACGTCCGCATTCACGAGCGTCAACCTGCCCGTAAAAAACGTAGAACAATCGAAAGCATTCTTCACCGGACTCGGATTCGAACTCAACCCGCAATTCCCCGAGAATGAGAATTCGGTAGCCATCGTGATCGGCGACAACCTGCAGGTCATGCTGATCAATCAAGCATTCTTTAATACGCTCACAGAGAAGGAATCCGTCGATACGAGCAAGTATGCGCAGATGACGATCGCATTGGCCTTCGAGAACCGGGAAAAGGTCGATGAAATCGTGAATACCGCGGTCTCCTTGGGCGGGAAATTGCACGCTGAACCTGAAGATCATGGGTTCATGTATCATTGGGGCTTCGTGGACTTGGACGGCCATCTGTGGGCCATTAACTACATGAACATGAATGCGGCACAAGGTTGA
- the glmS gene encoding glutamine--fructose-6-phosphate transaminase (isomerizing), with product MCGIVGYIGNQNSQGILVEGLKKLEYRGYDSAGIAVFTKEGLQVVKAQGRMANLESRLEATPLTGSAGIGHTRWATHGKPSDENSHPHTDESKKFSVVHNGIVENYLDLKEELIAGGCHFTSETDTEVISHLIAREYNGDIVKAVQKAITFMRGAFALGVLTEYEPDKLVAVRQASPLIIGLGEGENFIGSDIPALLEYTRNVYILNDGEMAVLTRDAVELMTIEGNFISREMITVDWDAVTAEKGGYEHFMLKEIHEQPKAYRDTMRGRTNAEGNKVILPELNLTEEQIKNIRNIQIVACGTAYNAGLVGRNLIESLVRIPVENDIASEYRYRSPIVTPETLVIVVSQSGETADTLAALREGQANGAHVLAITNVVGSSIAREANSVLVTLAGPEIAVASTKAYTSQLIAFTLLGLYLAEVRDTQSEPEVAKILAAMQSLPEQVEVILAQKDAIKAYAEQIAEHHHLFFIGRGVDYAVAQEGSLKLKEISYIHSEAYAAGELKHGTLALIEEGVPVIALATQESVLEKTVSNIKEVKARGAHVLAVTHEEHKNDLLRSVDEVFVIPQTLPLLTSALSVVTLQLLAYYASLALGHDVDKPRNLAKSVTVE from the coding sequence ATGTGTGGTATTGTAGGATATATCGGGAATCAGAATTCGCAGGGGATCTTGGTAGAGGGATTGAAGAAGCTGGAGTATCGCGGCTATGATTCGGCAGGGATTGCCGTATTTACCAAAGAAGGCCTTCAAGTTGTAAAAGCACAAGGCCGTATGGCGAACCTGGAATCCAGACTGGAAGCAACTCCACTTACCGGCAGCGCCGGAATCGGGCATACACGCTGGGCGACGCATGGTAAGCCTTCCGATGAGAACTCCCACCCGCACACCGACGAGAGCAAGAAGTTCTCGGTCGTACACAACGGGATTGTGGAGAACTACCTTGATCTTAAGGAAGAACTGATTGCCGGAGGATGCCACTTTACTTCCGAAACAGATACGGAGGTTATTTCCCACCTGATCGCCCGCGAATATAATGGTGATATCGTAAAAGCTGTACAAAAAGCGATCACCTTCATGCGCGGTGCGTTTGCACTGGGAGTTCTGACTGAATATGAGCCCGACAAACTGGTGGCTGTGCGTCAAGCAAGCCCGCTGATCATTGGTCTGGGCGAAGGCGAAAACTTTATCGGGTCGGATATTCCGGCTTTGCTGGAATATACCCGCAACGTATATATTTTGAACGACGGCGAAATGGCTGTACTGACACGGGATGCTGTCGAATTGATGACGATTGAAGGCAACTTTATTTCTCGGGAAATGATTACTGTCGACTGGGATGCAGTTACCGCGGAAAAAGGCGGCTATGAGCATTTCATGCTGAAAGAAATCCACGAGCAGCCAAAAGCATACCGCGATACTATGCGTGGACGTACAAATGCTGAAGGCAACAAAGTGATTCTGCCAGAACTTAACCTGACTGAAGAGCAGATCAAGAACATCCGCAACATCCAGATCGTTGCCTGTGGTACGGCATACAATGCCGGTCTTGTTGGACGCAATCTGATTGAGTCTTTAGTGCGTATTCCTGTAGAAAATGACATTGCTTCGGAATACCGTTACCGCTCGCCGATCGTTACACCGGAAACTTTGGTGATCGTAGTGAGCCAATCCGGTGAAACTGCGGATACGCTGGCAGCACTGCGTGAAGGGCAAGCAAATGGTGCGCATGTATTGGCGATTACTAACGTAGTGGGCAGCTCCATTGCCCGTGAAGCCAATAGTGTGTTGGTAACGCTGGCGGGTCCTGAAATTGCTGTAGCATCGACCAAGGCATACACTTCTCAACTGATCGCGTTCACTTTGCTTGGTTTGTACCTGGCTGAAGTTCGCGATACACAGTCCGAACCTGAAGTTGCCAAGATTCTGGCGGCTATGCAGTCCCTGCCGGAGCAGGTAGAAGTTATTCTGGCTCAGAAAGACGCGATCAAAGCCTATGCCGAGCAAATCGCTGAGCACCACCACCTGTTCTTCATTGGCCGCGGCGTTGACTACGCTGTCGCTCAGGAAGGCTCGCTAAAGCTGAAAGAAATCTCTTATATTCACTCCGAAGCTTACGCTGCAGGCGAATTGAAGCACGGCACCCTGGCGCTGATTGAAGAAGGCGTTCCGGTGATTGCCCTGGCCACCCAGGAATCGGTGCTTGAGAAGACCGTCAGTAACATCAAAGAAGTGAAGGCCCGCGGAGCACACGTCCTGGCCGTCACTCATGAAGAGCATAAGAATGACCTGCTCAGATCCGTTGATGAGGTGTTCGTGATTCCTCAGACCCTGCCGCTGCTGACTTCTGCCTTGTCCGTAGTTACGCTGCAGTTGCTCGCCTACTACGCTTCGCTGGCCCTGGGCCACGATGTCGATAAACCACGAAACCTGGCGAAGAGTGTTACGGTGGAGTAA
- the glmM gene encoding phosphoglucosamine mutase: MGKYFGTDGVRGVANRELTAEMAYSIGRCGGYVLAGNVEKPKVVIGMDTRISGPLLESALVAGLLSIGAQVIRLGIVSTPAVAYITRLLKADAGVMISASHNPVEDNGIKFFGGDGFKLTDETELRIEELMDAEIDELPRPVGAGLGTVSIDNDAKYLYLDYLKTTISHSFAGLKVVLDCAHGAAYELAPRLFRELGAEVIAIGSEPDGLNINDGFGSTHPETLREEVLRQGADLGLAFDGDADRLIAIDEKGDEVDGDFILCICGDAMNRAGKLKDGTIVSTVMSNIGFYKATEQLALNTAKTAVGDRYVMEEMRRGGYNLGGEQSGHVIFLDYNTTGDGILTAIQLVDTMKSSGKKLSALKSMMTKYPQVLVNVRVQDKTNYPNNPAIEAAIQEVEGKLGDNGRVLVRPSGTEPLIRVMAEGPDKAELDLYVGQIVDVVQRELV, encoded by the coding sequence ATGGGTAAGTATTTTGGAACAGATGGTGTACGCGGAGTTGCAAACCGTGAATTAACTGCAGAAATGGCCTATAGCATCGGCCGCTGCGGAGGATATGTATTGGCAGGAAATGTGGAGAAGCCCAAGGTGGTGATAGGCATGGACACGCGGATTTCGGGTCCACTGCTGGAATCAGCACTTGTAGCGGGCTTGCTGTCTATTGGTGCCCAGGTTATCCGTCTGGGTATCGTGAGCACGCCTGCGGTAGCTTATATAACAAGATTGCTGAAAGCTGATGCGGGAGTGATGATTTCCGCCTCGCATAATCCGGTTGAAGACAATGGGATTAAGTTTTTTGGCGGAGACGGCTTCAAGCTGACAGATGAAACTGAGCTGCGGATTGAAGAGCTGATGGATGCGGAAATCGATGAATTGCCGCGCCCTGTAGGTGCGGGTCTGGGGACAGTAAGCATAGATAATGATGCGAAATATTTATATTTGGACTATCTCAAAACAACGATTTCTCATAGCTTCGCTGGACTTAAGGTAGTACTGGATTGCGCCCATGGAGCGGCCTATGAACTTGCGCCACGCCTGTTCAGAGAGCTGGGGGCGGAAGTGATTGCCATCGGTTCAGAACCGGATGGACTGAACATTAATGACGGCTTTGGCTCCACACATCCGGAGACACTGCGCGAGGAAGTTCTGCGCCAGGGTGCGGATCTGGGACTTGCTTTTGACGGGGATGCTGACCGCTTGATTGCCATAGATGAGAAGGGTGACGAAGTTGACGGAGACTTTATCCTTTGTATTTGCGGAGATGCTATGAACCGCGCCGGCAAGCTTAAGGATGGGACCATTGTATCCACAGTTATGAGCAACATCGGGTTCTACAAAGCAACAGAGCAATTGGCGCTGAATACGGCGAAAACCGCAGTCGGTGACCGCTATGTGATGGAAGAAATGCGCCGGGGCGGATACAATTTGGGCGGGGAACAGTCCGGCCATGTTATTTTCCTGGACTACAACACAACGGGTGACGGTATTCTGACCGCAATCCAACTGGTAGACACAATGAAGTCATCGGGCAAGAAGCTTAGTGCTCTGAAATCGATGATGACCAAATATCCGCAGGTGCTTGTGAATGTTCGTGTGCAGGATAAGACTAACTATCCGAACAATCCGGCGATTGAAGCAGCTATTCAAGAAGTCGAAGGCAAGCTCGGCGATAATGGCCGTGTGCTGGTGCGTCCTTCCGGTACAGAACCGTTAATCCGCGTGATGGCGGAAGGTCCGGATAAGGCGGAACTGGATCTTTATGTAGGGCAGATTGTTGATGTTGTTCAGCGTGAATTGGTGTAA